In the Psychromicrobium lacuslunae genome, ATGAGTTTCTGCTCGTCATCCGTCGCGGTACCGGCATGCAGCACATGCACCCCGTCGAGCGCATTAGCCTTTTTGACTCCCCGGATCCGATCTCCAGTGCGCGGAGAGTCGGGGTAGTTAGCCGAAGCCAGCACAACAGCAACGGCGGTTTCCGGGGCCCAGCGCAGCGTCTCAACGGTGTCGAGTTGCCCCTTCGCGGCCGCCATCAGCAAACCACCAAGCGGGGTGCGCAACCGAGCCAGCACTGCCTGAGTCTCCGGGTCACCGAACCGAGCATTGAACTCGATCACCCGCAGTCCCCGCGAGGTAAGCGCCAGTCCGCAGTAAAGCACCCCAACGAAGGGCGTGCCGCGGTGGGCCATCTCATCGATAGTTGGTTGTGCCACCCGGGAAATCACTTCATCGACTAGCCCGGCCGGTACCCAATCCAACGGAGAGTAAGCCCCCATTCCGCCGGTGTTGGGGCCTTCATCACCGTCGTAAATTCGCTTAAAATCCTGTGCAGGAGCCAATGGAACCACATTGCTGCCGTCGGAAAGCACGAAGAGTGAAACCTCGGGGCCGTCGAGGAACTCCTCAATCACCACTTCGCCGCCGACATCAAAACAGCTTTGCGCATGAGCGAGAGCTTCACCCCGATCGCTGGTTACCACCACTCCCTTGCCTGCTGCCAGGCCGTCGTCCTT is a window encoding:
- the purD gene encoding phosphoribosylamine--glycine ligase, which encodes MKVLVIGPGGREHAIVRGLLADPYVHEVHAAPGNAGIAALVPTHQLNASDPEAVTALANKLEVDLVVVGPEAPLVAGVSDRLREAGFAVFGPSKAAAALEGSKAFAKQVMAGAGVPTAMAKVAANAEEAAEALDTFGAPYVVKDDGLAAGKGVVVTSDRGEALAHAQSCFDVGGEVVIEEFLDGPEVSLFVLSDGSNVVPLAPAQDFKRIYDGDEGPNTGGMGAYSPLDWVPAGLVDEVISRVAQPTIDEMAHRGTPFVGVLYCGLALTSRGLRVIEFNARFGDPETQAVLARLRTPLGGLLMAAAKGQLDTVETLRWAPETAVAVVLASANYPDSPRTGDRIRGVKKANALDGVHVLHAGTATDDEQKLISAGGRVLAVVGLGEDLVEARERAYDGIGLIQLDGGQYRRDIAAKAARGTVLLPSQDKANQDKASQGAPQEQEQAK